From the genome of Phytohabitans rumicis, one region includes:
- a CDS encoding SAM-dependent methyltransferase, whose protein sequence is MELPRDVPTDIDMSRPSAARVYDYFLGGAHNFEIDRQLAEQIASMTPNLADTMRAGRAFLRRAVRYLAAEGIDQYLDIGSGIPTVGNVHEVAQDANPTARVVYVDIDPVAVMHSKSILDGNEWADAIQADLRQPELILDEARKLGLIDLSRPVAVLLAGVVHFVPDADHPGDVIRTLRDATVPGSYLVISHSTYEDQPQEMLDAQKLSARTATEITLRSHAEIAGYFGDFALVEPGLVHLPLWHPETPGDVDEHPERFGAFGGVGHKAG, encoded by the coding sequence ATGGAACTACCACGCGATGTACCGACCGATATTGACATGAGTCGCCCCAGCGCGGCTCGCGTGTACGACTACTTCCTCGGCGGGGCGCACAACTTCGAGATCGACCGGCAGTTGGCCGAGCAGATCGCGAGCATGACGCCGAACCTGGCCGACACCATGCGGGCCGGGCGGGCGTTCCTGCGCCGCGCGGTGCGATACCTCGCCGCCGAGGGCATCGACCAGTACCTCGACATCGGCTCCGGCATCCCCACCGTGGGCAACGTGCACGAGGTGGCCCAGGACGCCAACCCCACCGCCCGCGTCGTGTACGTCGACATCGACCCGGTCGCGGTGATGCACAGCAAGTCCATTTTGGACGGTAACGAGTGGGCCGACGCCATCCAGGCCGACCTGCGGCAGCCGGAGCTGATCCTGGACGAGGCCCGCAAGCTCGGGCTCATCGACCTGAGCCGGCCGGTGGCCGTACTGCTGGCCGGTGTGGTGCACTTCGTGCCCGACGCCGACCATCCCGGCGACGTCATCCGTACGCTGCGCGACGCCACGGTGCCGGGCAGCTACCTGGTCATCTCGCACTCGACGTACGAGGACCAGCCGCAGGAGATGCTGGACGCGCAGAAGCTCTCGGCGCGTACCGCCACGGAGATCACGCTGCGGTCGCACGCCGAGATCGCCGGCTACTTCGGCGACTTCGCGCTCGTCGAGCCCGGCCTGGTGCACCTGCCGCTGTGGCACCCCGAGACACCGGGCGACGTCGACGAGCATCCGGAGCGGTTCGGCGCCTTCGGCGGTGTCGGGCACAAGGCCGGGTAG